From a single Chitinophaga sp. Cy-1792 genomic region:
- a CDS encoding aconitate hydratase produces the protein MVFDIDMIKGVYAALPGKVEATRKMLGRPLTLAEKILYAHLSAPTTTPFERGKSYVDFAPDRVAMQDATAQMALLQFMTAGRSKVAVPSTVHCDHLIQAKVGAVQDLATANDTNKEVYAFLSSISDKYGIGFWKPGAGIIHQVVLENYAFPGGMMIGTDSHTPNAGGLGMVAIGVGGADAVDVMAGLPWELKMPKLIGVKLTGKMSGWTSAKDIILKVAGILTVKGGTGAIVEYFGEGADSFSATGKATICNMGAEIGATCSLFAYDEKMADYLKLTSRAEVAAAADTVKEHLRPDAEVYADPAKYYDQVIEINLDELEPYVNGPFTPDLAWPISKFAQAVKENNWPEKLEVALIGSCTNSSYEDISRSASLAQQAIDKGLGMKSEYTITPGSELVRYTIERDGLLNTFAQVGGVVLANACGPCIGQWARHVDDPNRKNSIITSFNRNFAKRNDGLASTHAFVASPEIVTALAIAGDLTFNPLTDTLTNKDGQQVKLDEPKGFELPVKGFAVEDAGYQAPAVDGSGVQVIVSPTSDRLQLLAPFAAWEGTDLKGLKLLIKAKGKCTTDHISMAGPWLKYRGHLDNISNNMLIGAVNAFNDKTDTVKNELTGEYGAVPATMRAYKAAGLGAVVVGDENYGEGSSREHAAMEPRHLGVRAILVKSFARIHETNLKKQGMLGLTFANKEDYDKIQEDDNIDILGLTTFAPGKQLTVVLHHKDGSTDEFAVNHTYNEQQIEWFKAGGALNVIRSQAAAKA, from the coding sequence ATGGTGTTTGATATTGACATGATTAAAGGAGTGTATGCGGCATTACCGGGTAAGGTGGAAGCGACCCGGAAGATGTTAGGTCGTCCGCTCACCCTGGCAGAAAAGATTCTATACGCACACTTATCCGCACCTACTACTACACCTTTTGAGAGAGGCAAATCCTATGTGGATTTTGCTCCGGACCGTGTAGCGATGCAAGATGCAACTGCCCAGATGGCGTTGCTGCAGTTCATGACCGCTGGTCGTAGCAAAGTAGCGGTTCCTTCTACTGTACACTGTGATCACCTGATTCAAGCTAAAGTAGGCGCTGTTCAAGATCTGGCGACTGCTAATGATACAAACAAAGAAGTTTACGCATTCCTTTCTTCTATCTCCGACAAATACGGTATTGGTTTCTGGAAACCAGGTGCTGGTATCATCCACCAGGTAGTACTGGAAAACTACGCATTCCCTGGCGGTATGATGATTGGTACTGACTCTCACACCCCTAATGCAGGTGGTTTGGGTATGGTCGCTATTGGTGTTGGTGGTGCTGACGCGGTAGACGTGATGGCTGGCTTACCTTGGGAGCTGAAGATGCCAAAACTGATCGGTGTGAAACTGACCGGTAAAATGTCTGGCTGGACTTCTGCAAAAGATATTATCCTGAAAGTTGCTGGTATCCTGACTGTAAAAGGTGGTACCGGTGCTATCGTTGAATATTTCGGTGAAGGTGCTGATTCATTCAGTGCTACCGGTAAAGCAACCATTTGTAACATGGGTGCTGAAATTGGTGCAACCTGCTCTCTCTTCGCTTACGACGAGAAAATGGCTGACTACCTGAAACTGACCAGCAGAGCGGAAGTTGCTGCAGCTGCTGATACAGTGAAAGAACACCTGCGTCCGGATGCTGAAGTTTACGCTGATCCTGCTAAATACTACGATCAGGTAATCGAAATCAACCTGGATGAACTGGAACCATATGTAAATGGTCCGTTCACACCGGATCTGGCATGGCCTATCTCCAAATTTGCACAGGCAGTTAAAGAAAACAACTGGCCTGAGAAACTGGAAGTAGCCCTGATCGGTTCCTGCACCAACTCTTCTTACGAAGATATCTCCCGTTCTGCGTCTCTGGCTCAACAGGCTATTGACAAAGGTCTGGGTATGAAATCTGAATATACCATCACTCCAGGTTCTGAGCTGGTTCGCTACACTATCGAAAGAGATGGTTTACTGAACACTTTTGCACAGGTAGGTGGTGTTGTACTGGCTAACGCCTGCGGACCTTGTATCGGTCAATGGGCGCGTCACGTAGATGACCCTAACCGTAAGAACTCTATCATCACTTCTTTCAACCGTAACTTCGCGAAAAGAAATGATGGTCTGGCTTCTACCCACGCATTCGTTGCTTCTCCTGAAATCGTTACTGCACTGGCTATCGCTGGTGACCTGACTTTCAACCCGCTGACTGACACCCTGACTAACAAGGATGGCCAACAGGTTAAGCTGGATGAACCTAAAGGTTTCGAACTGCCTGTTAAAGGTTTCGCAGTAGAAGATGCCGGCTACCAGGCTCCTGCTGTTGACGGTAGCGGCGTTCAGGTAATCGTTTCTCCTACTTCCGATCGTCTGCAGCTGCTGGCTCCATTCGCGGCATGGGAAGGAACTGACCTGAAAGGTCTGAAACTTCTGATCAAAGCAAAAGGTAAATGTACCACTGACCACATCTCTATGGCTGGTCCATGGTTGAAATACCGCGGTCACCTGGATAATATCTCCAACAACATGCTGATTGGTGCGGTAAACGCATTCAACGACAAAACTGATACCGTTAAGAATGAGCTGACTGGCGAATACGGTGCAGTTCCTGCTACCATGCGTGCTTACAAAGCTGCTGGTCTGGGTGCTGTTGTAGTTGGTGACGAAAACTATGGTGAAGGTTCCAGCCGTGAACACGCTGCTATGGAGCCTCGTCATCTGGGTGTTCGTGCTATCCTGGTGAAATCTTTCGCCCGTATCCACGAAACCAACCTGAAAAAACAAGGTATGCTGGGTCTGACTTTCGCTAACAAAGAAGACTACGATAAAATCCAGGAAGATGACAACATCGACATCCTGGGTCTGACTACCTTTGCTCCTGGTAAACAACTGACCGTAGTTCTGCATCACAAAGATGGCAGCACCGACGAGTTTGCTGTAAACCACACTTACAACGAGCAACAGATCGAGTGGTTCAAAGCTGGTGGCGCACTGAACGTAATCCGTTCACAAGCTGCTGCTAAAGCGTAA
- a CDS encoding PspC domain-containing protein: MNRIKDFVEWKAFGVCSTIGEKLGVATSRIRLFFIYATFLTMGSPVIVYMVLAFWVNMKNYILNARRNPVRYL; this comes from the coding sequence ATGAACCGAATTAAAGATTTCGTGGAATGGAAGGCATTCGGTGTTTGCAGTACAATTGGTGAGAAACTCGGTGTTGCAACTTCACGGATTCGCCTCTTTTTCATCTATGCCACTTTCCTGACAATGGGATCACCGGTGATCGTGTACATGGTCCTGGCTTTCTGGGTAAATATGAAAAATTATATCCTGAACGCCCGCAGAAACCCTGTGCGTTATCTGTAA